GCGGATCCATTGTTACTCTCGGGGTCTGCGCTGTCGCGAAAAGGCCCGCCGCAGCATTGGCAGAGGCGAAAGAGGAGCAGCTCGGACTTGCGCCACGGCGTCGGACGGAGACAATGGGTGGTCATCCAGCCTCAAATAGAGATAATGAGAAATGTCACGCACCATCGCCGTCAGGGGCAGGCTGAGTATTGCTCCCAGGACGCCGCCTACCTCGCTGCCTACGATGAGTACGAGGATCGAGATCGCAGGCGGTATGCGCATCGAGCCGTGTGAGATCTGGGGAACGAGCACATAGTTCTCCAACTGCTGTACCACCACGGCAAGCCCAATTACCCAGAGCAGCCGCTGTGGAGAGGACGCCAGGGTGACCAGGACAGCCGGCACTGCTCCAAGGATAGGGCCGAGGACCGGAACGATCTCCAGGACGCCGGCAATCGCGCCGAGCAAGAGAGCCAGGTCGATGCCCAGAATGGACAGGCCGATGGTGGTTGCCGTCCCCACCGCGAAACAGAGTATCAGTTGGCCGCGCAGGTAAGAGCCCAGCAGCCCATCGATCAACAGCAGGATATGCCTGGTATCGTCCCTGAGCGGGAGAGGGATGAGGCGGTAGAAGGCGGCGGTCATTTCGGGTCTGTCGCGCAGCACGTAGAACATCCACAGCGGGACGACGAGCAGTCCAACCATATAGCTCAGGGTGGTCAAGACCACATTCACTGCCTTGAGGGCGCCTGTCTGTATGCTGTCGGCCAGAGCCTGCACCGTATTGTCAAAACTGCGCTGCACCGCCAGACGGATGTTGGCGGGTACCAGTTCGTTGTAGCGCTCCAGAAGGTTCTGGACCACCTCGGGCGCGACGCGTTGAACGCTCGCGGCGAGGTCGGGGAGTCTCTTCAGCAGGACCTGGAGTTGAGCACCAATAGGCGGAATGATCGATGCCAGGAAGCCTGCGATCACTGCCAGGCTGAGCAGGTAAACCACCAGCACCATCGCCGAGCGCACAAATTGCCGTTTTCGGAACGCCGGCCTGATGTGCGCGTCGAACCAATCGATCAGGGGCAGCATGATATAAGCTACCAGGGTCCCCACGGCAAGCGGCATCAATGCCCGGCGAGCCGTGAAGAGCAACCCTGCCACCAGCAGCACCAGCACCAGCGTGAGCGCGGCCCGAGCACGTCGCACAGCAGTCCAACCAGCCATCTTCGTTCCTGCCTTACTGGGAGGGGGCTGAAGCAGCCCTGGCCCTCTTGTCGGCCTTGAGAACCAGTTTGACCCAGAGCCGGATCAGATCCAGGCCGACACGGAAGGTGCGTCGGAAGTTAAAGAACTGAGAACGGCCGTAAGCGCGATGGTAATGGTGCACGGGCACCTCGGCGATGACGAATCCGGCGTCCTGGATCTTTTTCATCATTTCGGCGCAGATGACCCCGCTGTCGGACTCGAGGGTCACCCGGTCAAAGATCTCTCTCCGCATCAGCCTAAAGTCGCAATCTACGTCTCGCAACTTGAGGCCGAAGGCGAGCTTGACCGTCCAATGGTAGATGCGTCCGATGACCGTTCGGTACCAGGGGTCAGAGCGGCTGATCTTGTACCCATTGACCATATCCACTCCGTCAACCAATGCTGGGTACAGGAGCTTGAGCTCGCGCGCATCGTACTGGGCATCGCCATCGGTATAAAAGATCAAGTCCTTGGTTGCGCTGGCAAACCCGGTGCGAAGGGCGCCCCCGTAACCCCTGTTCTTTTCGTGATGAATCACCCGCACCCGGTCGTAGATGGTGGCCAGCTCATCCAGAATCTCCGGTGTATAGTCCGAGCTGCCGTCATCGATGACAATGACTTCGTAATCGTCGGTCAGTTGCCTCAGGGTGATCAGCACTGACAGCACCATGCTGGCGATGGTGCCTCCGTCGTTGTAGGCAGGGAAGAAGGCGGTGATGCTTCTGGTCATCTGGTCTCCTGAGGTTCGAGGCCCACCCGGCGCTGTGCGGTACTCCAGTCGCGAATTGCTTCCGCGACCCGGCGAACCTTCGAGTCGGTCAGTTCGGGATAGATGGGCAACGATAAGAGTTGTGAGGCCAGGCTCTCAGCAACGGGGAACGAACCCGGAGCAAGGCCCAGCCAGCGATATGCTTCCTGCAGGTGAATCGGCGTCGGATAGTGGATGGCTGTCTCGATTCCACGGTCAGCCAGGTACTTTTGCAGTGCGTCTCGGTGCGGCGTGCGAATGACATAAAGATGGTACACGTGGTGGGCGCCGCTGGCCTCAAAGGGCAGAGCGAGATCGGTGTCGCTGAGAATCGCCGTGTACAGTGCGGCGATGTGGCGCCTGCGCTCGTTCCACTGCTCCAGGTGAGGAAGTTTGGCCAGCAGGATGGCGGCCTGCAATTCGTCGAGCCGGCTGTTCCTGCCGAGCAACTGGTGATCGTAGCGGCTCTTCTGACCTCCGTGGCGCAGCATCCGCACTCTCTCCGCCAGCTCGGGGTTGTTGCTGGTGACCAGGCCCCCGTCGCCATAGGCGCCGAGGTTCTTGCTCGGGTAAAAGCTGAAACAGCCCAGGTCGCCGATGGTGCCGACGTGGCGGCCGTTGTACCTGGCGCCATGGGCCTGAGCCGCGTCCTCGATGACCTGGATTCCCCGCTGCCTGGCCAGCTCCATGATCTGGTCCATCGGAGCCGGCTGACCAAAGAGGTGCACAGGAATGATGGCGCGCGTAGAGGAAGTGATCGCGTCAGCCAGCTTCTGTGGGTCCAGGTTGTAAGTCGCAGGGTCGATGTCAACAAAGGCCGGCCTGGCGCCGACAGCCGAGATAGCCAGAGCAGTAAAGGTCGCGCTGTTCGGCGCGGTGATCACCTCGTCGCCTGGTCCGACGCCGCAGGCCATCAACGCCAGTTGTAGCGCGTCTGTGCCGTTGGCGACGCCGATGGCAGACGCCGCGCTACAATACGTGGCAAAGGCGGCTTCGAACGCGGCTACGCTCTGGCCGAGGACGAACCAGCCGCTTTCCAGTACGGAGCGAACCGCCTCGTCTATCTCGGGCTGTAGCGTGCGGTATTGCAACTTGAGGTCACCGAAAAGAACCTTTTCCATATCGCCTCTATCGAACCCATATTATAGCATCGCCGGCCAGATGCGCCAACTTGCCTCCTGTGAGAGTGTGGAATATGTGGGCGACGTGCAACAGCAGATGGGAGATCGCCAAGTACGAACGCGGAAAGGTTCGTAGTACAGGCTTCAGCCTGTCCGGATGGGGAGCGCTGAAGCGCCTCTTCGCAGTAGCTCAGAGACCTACGGCAACTACGAACCTAATCCCGCTCGAACACCATGCCCTGACTGTGTTCGTGCTCCTCAGGCGGTTTTTCCACACTCTCCTCCTGTCATAGACCAGCCATTGGCTGAGGCAGGTCGGCGACGCGGCGGGTGACCAGTCCTTGTGACGAACCGGGCAGTCGGAAAGTCAGGCCTTCTCTTGCAGCCTGGCGGCGTGGCTGAGCGCCGATTCGACCAGCGCGGCGATGGAGCCCGCTGTCGTCTCACCGCGGGTGGACCAGTGCACGAGGAATTCAATGTTGCCGGCTGGCCCCCTCAGAGGCGAGACAATGAGGCCATGCGTGCTCAGGTTTTGTGTCGCAGCCCAGGCGAGCATCTCTTCCAGCACTGACCGATGGACCGCCGCATCGCGCACTACTCCGCCTTTGCCGACCTGCTGACGGCCGGCCTCGAACTGCGGCTTGATCAGGGCAATGGCCTGCCCGGCCGGCTTGAGGAGCCTCAGCACCGGTGGCAGCGCGAGTCGGAGTGAGATGAACGAGACGTCGATGGTCACCAGGTCTAGAGGTTCGGGGAGCTCCCTAAGGTAACGAACGTTCACTCGCTCCATGACTACCACGCGCGGGTCCAGCCTGAGTCTCCATGCCAACTGGCCGTACCCGACATCAATGGCGTACACGCGAGCGGCGCCCTTTTGCAGCAAGCAGTCGGTGAACCCGCCAGTCGAGGCACCGACGTCCCCTACTACCCAGCCAGTTGGGTCGATAGCGAAGGCGCTCAGGGCCGCTTCGAGCTTGAGGCCGCCCCGGCTCACATACTGACATGCTTGCTCGACAACGATGGCGGCCTCTCGGCCCACGCGGGTACCGGGTTTGTCCTCCAGACGCCCGTTGACCGTTACCTGGCCGGCCAGTATGTAGCGTCTGGCCAGTTCGCGGCTTTCGGCCAGCCCTCGCTCGTGCACCAGGATGTCGAGTCTCTCGCGGTCCATGGCGGCTAGAATAGGTACCGAGCAGGGAGAAGTCAAGTTGACCCACCGGCCCGTATTCGCTATCATCAGGAGCACGATTCCTAACGGGAGAAGTCAGGCAATGCTATTGTCGTTGTTCAAAGCGATGCGCCCGAAGCAGTGGAGCAAGAACGTCTTTGTTCTGGCCGCGCTGGTATTTGATCTCAAGCTGCTGGTGCCCGAGTTCCTCGGCAAGTCGCTGGCGGCCTTCGTCATCTTTTGCGCCGTCAGCAGCGCGGTCTACCTCATCAACGACCTGGCGGACATCGAAAAGGACCGGCAGCATCCGGTGAAACGCAACCGACCGCTGGCATCTGGCAAGCTGTCGCCCCGTGTCGCCGTGATCGCGGCGCTCCTGCTGGTAGGGCTATCTCTGCCGCTGGCCTTCTGGCTCGACCCGGAGTTTATGGCCATCGTTGCCGGCTATTTCGTGATGATGATCCTTTACTCCTTCTGGCTCAAACAAATCGTTCTGATCGATGTTCTAACCGTGGCTGGCGGTTTTGTGCTGCGGGTAGTTGCCGGAGTGGTTCTGGTCAACACAGCTCGTTTTTCGCCGTGGCTGTACCTCTGTATGGTCCTCCTGGCCCTGTTCATTGCCATCAGCAAGAGGCGCCACGAGCTGGTGCTTCTGCAGGGGAATGCCAATGCGCACCGCAGCATCTTTGAGGACTATAGCCTGCCGCTGCTGGACGATATGACGCGTATGGTCACTGCCTGTACCGCCATGGCCTACTCGCTCTACACGTTCTCCGCGCCCAACCTCCCTCAGAACCATGCCATGATGCTGACCACGCCCTTTGTCTACTATGGCCTGTTCCGCTATATGTACCTGGTCCACATCAAGAACGAGGGCGGTGAGCCGGAGGATCTGGTGCTCAAAGACCGGCCCCTGCTGGCCACGGTAGTGCTGTGGGGGCTGGTGGTCGTGCTCGTCCTCTATCGGTGGTAGGCGTGACGCAGTCTTCTGTTGCTGGAATGTGACCGCGATGAGTAAGCCTCTTGTTGCCATTGTCGGCCGACAGAACGTCGGCAAGTCCACGCTGTTCAACCGCATCGTCGGTGAACGCATCGCCATCGTCGAGGACGTGCCGGGTACGACCCGTGACCGGCTCTATGCTGATGCGGAATGGCAGGGACGCGCCTTTGCCCTGGTCGACACTGGCGGACTGGCGCTCGATACGACTGACAGCCTTCTGGCGCGAGTTCGCGCTCAGGCCGAGCTGGCCATCGACGAGGCCGACGTCATCATTCTGGTCACGGACGTGCTCAGTGGGGTAACAGCGGATGACCTGGAGTT
This genomic window from Chloroflexi bacterium ADurb.Bin180 contains:
- a CDS encoding Decaprenyl-phosphate phosphoribosyltransferase codes for the protein MLLSLFKAMRPKQWSKNVFVLAALVFDLKLLVPEFLGKSLAAFVIFCAVSSAVYLINDLADIEKDRQHPVKRNRPLASGKLSPRVAVIAALLLVGLSLPLAFWLDPEFMAIVAGYFVMMILYSFWLKQIVLIDVLTVAGGFVLRVVAGVVLVNTARFSPWLYLCMVLLALFIAISKRRHELVLLQGNANAHRSIFEDYSLPLLDDMTRMVTACTAMAYSLYTFSAPNLPQNHAMMLTTPFVYYGLFRYMYLVHIKNEGGEPEDLVLKDRPLLATVVLWGLVVVLVLYRW
- the arnC_4 gene encoding Undecaprenyl-phosphate 4-deoxy-4-formamido-L-arabinose transferase, with protein sequence MTRSITAFFPAYNDGGTIASMVLSVLITLRQLTDDYEVIVIDDGSSDYTPEILDELATIYDRVRVIHHEKNRGYGGALRTGFASATKDLIFYTDGDAQYDARELKLLYPALVDGVDMVNGYKISRSDPWYRTVIGRIYHWTVKLAFGLKLRDVDCDFRLMRREIFDRVTLESDSGVICAEMMKKIQDAGFVIAEVPVHHYHRAYGRSQFFNFRRTFRVGLDLIRLWVKLVLKADKRARAASAPSQ
- the tlyA gene encoding Hemolysin A, giving the protein MIANTGRWVNLTSPCSVPILAAMDRERLDILVHERGLAESRELARRYILAGQVTVNGRLEDKPGTRVGREAAIVVEQACQYVSRGGLKLEAALSAFAIDPTGWVVGDVGASTGGFTDCLLQKGAARVYAIDVGYGQLAWRLRLDPRVVVMERVNVRYLRELPEPLDLVTIDVSFISLRLALPPVLRLLKPAGQAIALIKPQFEAGRQQVGKGGVVRDAAVHRSVLEEMLAWAATQNLSTHGLIVSPLRGPAGNIEFLVHWSTRGETTAGSIAALVESALSHAARLQEKA
- the fdtB_2 gene encoding dTDP-3-amino-3,6-dideoxy-alpha-D-galactopyranose transaminase, with the protein product MEKVLFGDLKLQYRTLQPEIDEAVRSVLESGWFVLGQSVAAFEAAFATYCSAASAIGVANGTDALQLALMACGVGPGDEVITAPNSATFTALAISAVGARPAFVDIDPATYNLDPQKLADAITSSTRAIIPVHLFGQPAPMDQIMELARQRGIQVIEDAAQAHGARYNGRHVGTIGDLGCFSFYPSKNLGAYGDGGLVTSNNPELAERVRMLRHGGQKSRYDHQLLGRNSRLDELQAAILLAKLPHLEQWNERRRHIAALYTAILSDTDLALPFEASGAHHVYHLYVIRTPHRDALQKYLADRGIETAIHYPTPIHLQEAYRWLGLAPGSFPVAESLASQLLSLPIYPELTDSKVRRVAEAIRDWSTAQRRVGLEPQETR